From Actinosynnema mirum DSM 43827, a single genomic window includes:
- a CDS encoding roadblock/LC7 domain-containing protein, protein MTTAAQPGSFGWLITDFVRRVPGVAHSVVVSADGLLLAGSQGLPRDRAEQLSAVASGLVSLTTGAARCFEAGTVNQTVVEMERGYLFLMSISDGSCLAVLAAPNCDIGLVAYEMTLLVERVGQQLTPELRAQLQGVVRR, encoded by the coding sequence GTGACGACCGCAGCTCAGCCAGGAAGCTTTGGTTGGCTTATCACCGACTTCGTGCGTCGGGTTCCCGGCGTCGCGCATTCCGTTGTGGTGTCGGCGGACGGGCTTCTGCTCGCCGGCTCCCAGGGACTGCCGAGGGACCGCGCCGAGCAGCTCTCCGCTGTGGCCTCTGGCCTGGTGAGCCTCACCACAGGCGCCGCCAGGTGCTTCGAGGCGGGCACGGTGAACCAGACCGTGGTGGAGATGGAGCGGGGCTACCTGTTCCTGATGTCCATCAGCGACGGCTCCTGCCTCGCGGTGCTCGCAGCCCCGAACTGCGACATCGGTCTGGTCGCCTACGAGATGACCCTGCTGGTCGAGCGAGTCGGCCAGCAGCTCACCCCGGAGCTGCGCGCGCAGCTCCAGGGCGTGGTTCGGCGGTAG
- a CDS encoding o-succinylbenzoate synthase — MLVYSIPMRTRFRGITVREGVLLEGERGWGEFCAFLDYSDAECAPWLACAVEAAEEGWPAPVRERVAVNCTVPVVSPERAHALVSASGCGTAKVKVADPGAPLAEDLERVAAVRDALGPGGAVRVDANAAWDVDTAVTAIRALDRAAGGLEYVEQPCRTVEELAAVRRRVDVRIAADESIRRAEDPLRVAVAGAADVAVIKVAPLGGVRRALRVAEACGLPCVVSSAVETSVGMAAGLALAGALPELDFACGLGTLPLLDGDVATASLVPVDGWLPVPTAPPVPDRAERFAADPETTLRWRERLARVGRPRG, encoded by the coding sequence GTGCTCGTCTACTCGATCCCCATGCGCACCCGGTTCCGCGGCATCACCGTCCGCGAGGGCGTGCTGCTGGAGGGCGAGCGGGGGTGGGGGGAGTTCTGCGCCTTCCTCGACTACTCCGACGCCGAGTGCGCCCCCTGGCTCGCCTGCGCCGTCGAGGCGGCCGAGGAGGGGTGGCCCGCGCCGGTGCGCGAGCGGGTCGCGGTGAACTGCACCGTGCCCGTCGTGTCGCCCGAGCGGGCGCACGCCCTGGTCTCCGCCTCCGGCTGCGGCACCGCCAAGGTCAAGGTCGCCGACCCCGGCGCGCCGCTCGCCGAGGACCTCGAACGGGTCGCGGCGGTGCGGGACGCGCTCGGGCCCGGCGGCGCCGTGCGGGTCGACGCGAACGCCGCCTGGGACGTGGACACCGCCGTCACGGCCATCCGGGCGCTCGACCGCGCCGCGGGCGGCCTGGAGTACGTCGAGCAGCCCTGCCGCACCGTCGAGGAGCTGGCCGCCGTGCGCCGCCGCGTGGACGTGCGGATCGCGGCCGACGAGTCCATCCGCCGCGCCGAGGACCCCCTGCGCGTCGCGGTCGCGGGCGCGGCCGACGTCGCGGTGATCAAGGTCGCGCCGCTGGGCGGGGTCCGGCGGGCGCTGCGCGTGGCCGAGGCGTGCGGGCTGCCGTGCGTGGTGTCCTCGGCGGTGGAGACCTCGGTCGGCATGGCGGCCGGGCTCGCGCTCGCGGGCGCGCTGCCCGAGCTGGACTTCGCCTGCGGCCTCGGCACCCTGCCCCTGCTCGACGGCGACGTCGCCACCGCCTCGCTCGTCCCGGTCGACGGCTGGCTCCCGGTCCCGACCGCGCCCCCGGTCCCGGACCGCGCCGAGCGGTTCGCCGCCGACCCGGAGACCACCCTGCGGTGGCGGGAGCGCCTCGCGCGGGTCGGGCGCCCGCGCGGGTGA
- a CDS encoding XdhC family protein, which yields MRDVLPDLVRRVAAGEVVGVGTVVATFSSAPRPPGAAMLVGADGAAVGSVSGGCVEGAVHELALGVVGGGAPVLRRFGVSDDDAFDVGLTCGGIIDVYVEAVSAAGFPELPLVDASVRAGEAVAVATAVEHPTRAGARLVVWPDRVAGGLGSARVDDAVADDARGLLAAGRSGVLRYGPDGQRRGEGLSVFVNSFEPPPRLLVFGAIDFAAAMARLGAFLGYRVTVCDARPVFATAARFPQADEVVVDWPHRYLAAEAAAGRVDRRTAVAVLTHDPKFDVPLLEVALRLDLGYVGAMGSRRAHHDRTARLRAAGVGEAELGRLSSPIGLDLGARTPEETAVSIAAEMIALRWGGGGARLTTTEGAIHR from the coding sequence GTGCGCGACGTGCTCCCCGACCTGGTCAGACGGGTCGCCGCTGGTGAGGTGGTCGGGGTGGGGACGGTGGTCGCCACGTTCAGCTCCGCGCCACGGCCGCCCGGCGCGGCGATGCTCGTGGGTGCGGACGGCGCCGCCGTGGGCAGCGTGTCCGGGGGGTGCGTGGAGGGGGCGGTGCACGAGCTGGCGCTGGGGGTCGTCGGGGGCGGGGCGCCGGTGCTGCGGCGGTTCGGGGTCAGCGACGACGACGCGTTCGACGTCGGGCTCACCTGCGGCGGGATCATCGACGTGTACGTCGAGGCGGTGTCGGCGGCCGGGTTCCCCGAGCTGCCGCTGGTCGACGCCTCGGTGCGGGCCGGGGAGGCGGTGGCCGTCGCGACCGCCGTCGAGCACCCGACCCGCGCGGGCGCCCGCCTGGTCGTGTGGCCGGACCGGGTGGCCGGGGGGCTCGGGTCGGCGCGGGTGGACGACGCCGTGGCCGACGACGCGCGCGGGCTGCTCGCGGCGGGGCGCAGCGGGGTGCTGCGGTACGGGCCGGACGGGCAGCGGCGGGGCGAGGGGCTGTCGGTGTTCGTGAACTCCTTCGAGCCGCCGCCGAGGCTGCTGGTGTTCGGCGCGATCGACTTCGCCGCCGCGATGGCCCGCCTCGGCGCGTTCCTGGGCTACCGCGTGACGGTCTGCGACGCCCGCCCGGTCTTCGCGACCGCGGCCCGCTTCCCGCAGGCGGACGAGGTGGTCGTCGACTGGCCGCACCGCTACCTGGCCGCCGAGGCGGCGGCGGGGCGGGTCGACCGGCGCACGGCGGTCGCGGTGCTGACGCACGACCCGAAGTTCGACGTGCCCCTGCTGGAGGTCGCCCTGCGGCTCGACCTGGGCTACGTGGGCGCGATGGGCTCGCGCCGCGCGCACCACGACCGGACGGCCCGGCTGCGGGCGGCGGGGGTGGGGGAGGCGGAGCTGGGACGGCTGTCGTCGCCGATCGGGCTGGACCTGGGGGCGCGGACGCCGGAGGAGACGGCGGTGTCGATCGCGGCGGAGATGATCGCGTTGCGGTGGGGCGGAGGGGGCGCGCGGCTGACCACGACCGAGGGGGCGATCCACCGGTGA
- a CDS encoding LppU/SCO3897 family protein produces MTTPPEGPQDPWQPSWRPEPERRPEHSGPAVTPPQRAAQPVFPSQDAPWGAPTGHDRSPDPWPAARPAARPGAADPGPGPRHDPRTEPETPPTGLAQFGFTGEPADRSAFTVNGRISRKSEFAGQRDPARFPDFHRDERSAPPPSDDSLGYAVLVQPLGPGSAPAPEVRYRQPWQPTHQEQHPHGPVPAHGTGLARRTKIVLALAAVVPLAAIVALSFGGEDRRTAVAGAEAGDCLKVNEVSRDGADVEMVDCAAGDAAYRVAVNLPETDRCPPGDYDEYIRGGAGNRGFRLCLMLNATDGDCFKEEGGIAASKTTKVRCGSGATYKVAKAHSGTVDELVCEFDENPRVYPTPPTTLCITDP; encoded by the coding sequence GTGACCACGCCCCCAGAAGGCCCGCAAGACCCCTGGCAGCCCTCCTGGCGGCCGGAGCCCGAGCGGCGGCCGGAGCACTCCGGACCGGCCGTCACCCCACCTCAGCGGGCCGCTCAGCCCGTTTTTCCCTCCCAGGACGCCCCCTGGGGTGCGCCGACCGGCCACGACCGGTCCCCCGACCCCTGGCCCGCAGCCCGGCCCGCAGCCCGGCCCGGCGCGGCCGATCCGGGCCCCGGCCCGCGGCACGACCCGCGGACCGAGCCCGAGACCCCGCCGACCGGCCTCGCGCAGTTCGGGTTCACCGGCGAACCGGCGGACCGCTCCGCGTTCACAGTGAATGGCCGGATTTCCAGGAAATCGGAATTCGCAGGTCAGCGCGACCCCGCCCGATTTCCCGATTTCCACCGCGACGAGCGGTCGGCGCCACCGCCGTCCGACGATTCCCTGGGTTACGCCGTGCTCGTCCAACCCCTCGGTCCCGGCAGCGCGCCTGCGCCCGAGGTCCGCTATCGGCAGCCCTGGCAGCCCACCCACCAGGAACAACACCCCCACGGCCCCGTCCCGGCGCACGGGACCGGCCTGGCGCGCCGCACCAAAATCGTGCTCGCCCTGGCCGCCGTCGTCCCCCTGGCGGCCATCGTGGCCCTGTCGTTCGGCGGCGAGGACCGCCGCACCGCCGTGGCGGGCGCCGAGGCGGGAGACTGCCTCAAGGTGAACGAGGTCAGCCGTGACGGGGCCGACGTGGAAATGGTCGACTGCGCGGCCGGGGACGCGGCGTACCGCGTCGCCGTGAACCTCCCCGAGACCGATCGCTGCCCGCCCGGTGATTACGACGAGTACATCCGCGGAGGGGCGGGCAACAGGGGTTTTCGGCTTTGTCTGATGCTGAACGCCACGGACGGTGATTGCTTCAAGGAGGAAGGGGGCATCGCCGCCAGCAAGACCACAAAGGTCCGCTGCGGCTCGGGAGCCACCTACAAGGTCGCAAAGGCGCACTCGGGCACGGTTGACGAACTCGTCTGCGAATTCGACGAGAACCCACGCGTCTACCCGACGCCGCCGACCACCCTGTGCATCACCGACCCGTAA
- a CDS encoding LppU/SCO3897 family protein, translating to MSSDDARNDTGGKPAPNRRVLAIAAVAVVVLAVAGYAVHVLTGPGSSAGECVRITGADGDSLAVTPDDCDADLANFRVGKVVDGADAPCPEEGVYTEARGQGSSTLCLLPNMVEGACYGPDDRGFGGLVKSACAGEATIKVTKVIEGSTDTSGCPDGAGMSYPEPPITFCVVPADL from the coding sequence ATGAGCAGCGACGACGCCAGGAACGACACCGGCGGCAAGCCCGCGCCCAACCGCAGGGTCCTCGCCATCGCCGCCGTCGCGGTGGTCGTCCTCGCCGTCGCCGGGTACGCCGTCCACGTCCTCACGGGCCCCGGCTCGTCGGCGGGCGAGTGCGTCCGGATCACCGGCGCGGACGGCGACTCGCTCGCGGTCACCCCCGACGACTGCGACGCGGACCTGGCCAACTTCCGGGTCGGCAAGGTCGTGGACGGCGCCGACGCGCCGTGCCCCGAGGAGGGCGTCTACACCGAGGCGCGCGGCCAGGGCTCCAGCACGCTCTGCCTGCTGCCGAACATGGTCGAGGGCGCCTGCTACGGCCCGGACGACCGGGGCTTCGGCGGCCTGGTCAAATCCGCCTGCGCAGGCGAGGCGACGATCAAGGTGACCAAGGTCATCGAGGGCTCCACCGACACCTCCGGCTGCCCGGACGGCGCGGGCATGTCCTACCCCGAGCCGCCCATCACGTTCTGCGTCGTCCCGGCCGACCTGTAA
- a CDS encoding DNA repair helicase XPB, with translation MTDGPLIVQSDKTLLLEVDHPAADEARAAIAPFAELERAPEHVHTYRVTPLALWNARAAGHDAEQVVDALVRFSRYPVPQPLLVDVVDVMGRYGRLQLSTHPAHGLVLQSLDRAVLEEVLRHKKIKPMFGARIDDDTVVVHASERGRLKQLLLKVGWPAEDLAGYVDGEAHPIELVEEGWQLRDYQRLAAQAFRAGGSGVVVLPCGAGKTMVGAAAMAEAGATTLILVTNTVAGRQWKRELVARTSLTEDEIGEYSGERKEIRPVTIATYQVITRKSKGEYKHLELFDSRDWGLIVYDEVHLLPAPVFRMTADLQSRRRLGLTATLVREDGQEGEVFSLIGPKRFDVPWRDIEAQGWIAPAECTEVRVTLTDAERLGYATAEPEERYKLCSTARTKLPVVKAVLDKHPGEPALVIGAYLDQLEELGEALGAPVVQGATKNKEREELFDAFRRGELSTLVVSKVANFSIDLPEASVAVQVSGTFGSRQEEAQRLGRLLRPKADGRQAHFYSVVSRDTLDTDYAAHRQRFLAEQGYAYRIVDADDLLGPKIG, from the coding sequence GTGACCGACGGCCCCCTGATCGTCCAGTCGGACAAGACCCTGCTGCTGGAGGTCGACCACCCGGCGGCCGACGAGGCGCGGGCGGCGATCGCTCCCTTCGCCGAGCTGGAGCGGGCCCCCGAGCACGTGCACACCTACCGGGTGACGCCGCTGGCGCTGTGGAACGCGCGGGCCGCCGGGCACGACGCCGAGCAGGTCGTGGACGCGCTGGTGCGGTTCTCCCGCTACCCGGTGCCGCAGCCGCTGCTGGTGGACGTGGTCGACGTGATGGGCCGCTACGGCAGGCTCCAGCTCAGCACGCACCCCGCGCACGGCCTGGTGCTCCAGTCGCTCGACCGGGCGGTGCTGGAGGAGGTGCTGCGGCACAAGAAGATCAAGCCGATGTTCGGCGCGCGGATCGACGACGACACCGTCGTGGTGCACGCGAGCGAGCGGGGCAGGCTCAAGCAGCTGCTGCTCAAGGTCGGCTGGCCCGCCGAGGACCTCGCCGGGTACGTGGACGGCGAGGCCCACCCGATCGAGCTGGTCGAGGAGGGCTGGCAGCTGCGCGACTACCAGCGGCTGGCCGCCCAGGCGTTCCGGGCGGGCGGGTCCGGGGTCGTGGTGCTGCCGTGCGGCGCGGGCAAGACGATGGTCGGCGCGGCGGCCATGGCCGAGGCCGGGGCGACCACGCTGATCCTGGTGACGAACACGGTCGCCGGGCGGCAGTGGAAGCGGGAGCTGGTCGCGCGGACCTCGCTGACCGAGGACGAGATCGGCGAGTACTCGGGCGAGCGCAAGGAGATCCGCCCGGTGACGATCGCCACCTACCAGGTGATCACCCGGAAGTCGAAGGGCGAGTACAAGCACCTGGAGCTGTTCGACTCGCGGGACTGGGGCCTGATCGTCTACGACGAGGTGCACCTGCTGCCCGCGCCGGTGTTCCGGATGACCGCCGACCTCCAGTCGCGGCGGCGGCTGGGGCTGACGGCGACGCTGGTGCGCGAGGACGGGCAGGAGGGGGAGGTGTTCTCCCTGATCGGGCCCAAGCGGTTCGACGTGCCGTGGCGGGACATCGAGGCGCAGGGGTGGATCGCGCCCGCCGAGTGCACCGAGGTGCGGGTGACCCTGACCGACGCCGAGCGGCTCGGGTACGCGACGGCGGAGCCGGAGGAGCGGTACAAGTTGTGCTCGACGGCGCGGACGAAGCTGCCGGTGGTGAAGGCGGTGCTGGACAAGCACCCCGGCGAGCCCGCGCTGGTGATCGGCGCGTACCTGGACCAGCTGGAGGAGCTGGGCGAGGCGCTGGGGGCCCCGGTGGTGCAGGGGGCGACGAAGAACAAGGAGCGCGAGGAGCTGTTCGACGCGTTCCGGCGCGGGGAGCTGAGCACGCTGGTGGTGTCGAAGGTCGCGAACTTCTCGATCGACCTGCCGGAGGCGTCCGTGGCGGTGCAGGTGTCGGGGACGTTCGGGTCGCGGCAGGAGGAGGCGCAGCGGTTGGGGCGGTTGCTGCGGCCGAAGGCGGACGGGCGTCAGGCGCACTTCTACTCGGTGGTCTCGCGGGACACGCTCGACACCGATTACGCGGCGCACCGGCAGCGGTTCCTGGCGGAGCAGGGTTACGCCTATCGGATCGTGGACGCGGATGATCTTCTGGGGCCGAAAATCGGATGA
- a CDS encoding ABC transporter substrate-binding protein has product MPTPARVLRRAAALIVCATTLSACGLLPGTSGDETPALERNTLRIGVLPVVDVAPLKLALNDKLFERAGLQVQLVDVSSEDEGLKQLDSTLDITWGSHVKLFSKVAEGTELQIQGEAYQAGANSMALVTTNPQYDSAEKIKARSANRKPKIAVDSTKDLGALTTTSVLQTAGIQSSGVEMVTMPFSQMVNDLRADKVQAAWMIEPYITKAQREVGARVITDTATGPTQDFPMSGYASSKKFADANPQTLKLFRSVLQEAQQAASDDKLAVQDVLTSYIDVDQQTAALVSIGTFPVSLNSVRLQRVADMMDTADVLVGKLDVQVLLPEGTASTG; this is encoded by the coding sequence ATGCCTACCCCAGCGCGTGTTCTCCGTCGCGCCGCAGCGTTGATCGTCTGCGCAACGACCCTGTCGGCCTGCGGACTGCTGCCGGGTACCTCCGGGGACGAGACACCCGCTCTCGAGCGCAACACGCTCAGGATCGGGGTCCTGCCCGTGGTCGACGTCGCTCCGCTCAAGCTCGCGCTCAACGACAAGCTCTTCGAGCGCGCCGGGCTCCAGGTCCAGCTGGTGGACGTGAGCAGCGAAGACGAAGGCCTCAAGCAGCTCGACAGCACGCTCGACATCACGTGGGGCAGCCACGTGAAGCTGTTCAGCAAGGTCGCGGAGGGCACCGAGCTCCAGATCCAGGGCGAGGCCTACCAGGCCGGGGCCAACTCGATGGCCCTGGTCACCACGAACCCCCAGTACGACAGCGCGGAGAAGATCAAGGCCAGGTCCGCGAACCGGAAGCCGAAGATCGCCGTGGACAGCACCAAGGACCTCGGCGCGCTGACGACGACGTCGGTGCTCCAGACCGCGGGCATCCAGTCGTCCGGCGTCGAGATGGTCACCATGCCGTTCTCGCAGATGGTCAACGACCTGCGCGCGGACAAGGTCCAGGCCGCCTGGATGATCGAGCCGTACATCACCAAGGCCCAGCGCGAGGTCGGCGCGCGCGTCATCACCGACACCGCCACCGGCCCCACCCAGGACTTCCCCATGTCGGGCTACGCGTCGAGCAAGAAGTTCGCCGACGCCAACCCGCAGACCCTCAAGCTGTTCCGCTCGGTCCTGCAGGAGGCCCAGCAGGCCGCGTCGGACGACAAGCTGGCCGTCCAGGACGTCCTGACCAGCTACATCGACGTCGACCAGCAGACCGCGGCGCTCGTGTCGATCGGCACCTTCCCGGTGTCGCTCAACTCGGTGCGGCTCCAGCGCGTCGCGGACATGATGGACACCGCCGACGTGCTGGTGGGCAAGCTGGACGTGCAGGTCCTGCTGCCGGAGGGAACGGCCAGCACCGGCTGA
- a CDS encoding LppU/SCO3897 family protein: MRESGWLIGAAALVLAGGWLLAAPTAGEDLPSAGDCASFVGTADAPGYAALDCGAEQANARVLGVADVADACPGSDARPTAGGAVCLGPNLVAGHCYRDDLQMGLVRVTCDTFGAVKVLKVANSTFPCEEGDLLTLGDRSIAFCVTRAADSR; the protein is encoded by the coding sequence ATGAGAGAGAGCGGATGGCTGATCGGCGCGGCGGCGCTGGTCCTGGCCGGGGGCTGGCTGCTGGCCGCCCCCACGGCGGGTGAGGACCTGCCCAGCGCGGGCGACTGCGCGAGCTTCGTCGGCACGGCGGACGCCCCCGGCTACGCGGCGCTGGACTGCGGGGCGGAGCAGGCGAACGCGCGGGTGCTCGGCGTCGCCGACGTCGCGGACGCCTGCCCCGGTTCCGACGCGCGGCCCACGGCGGGTGGCGCGGTGTGCCTCGGACCCAACCTGGTGGCGGGTCACTGCTACCGGGACGACCTCCAGATGGGCCTCGTCCGAGTGACGTGTGACACGTTTGGGGCGGTCAAAGTCCTGAAAGTGGCAAACAGCACATTTCCGTGCGAAGAGGGTGATCTGCTCACCCTCGGCGACCGCTCGATCGCGTTCTGCGTAACCCGCGCCGCCGACTCGCGGTAG
- a CDS encoding nitrate- and nitrite sensing domain-containing protein: MTTGVRQGEARTASWRLQNWRLPTKLGAVLLIPTVAALALGGLRVQSDLANATQFSRLANQVQLETAVADLVHQLQRERDLSTWYVASSKQIESVALDRQLVRVSDAVETLKSKIIDLSGDLAPETVERFRGTAEQLTRLNSLRSAVRETQYPSDAVLRVYSESVESLLDLGEQAIGGIDDPELARLHLATNAMARIKEQESQKRGILFDVFQRGSFAANQERALLAVNAELDAARNDFRKSATPDQAKIYDDTVTGLIIDTANNMQETALNLAGTTSGFGDISPKGWDVSSTLTVNKTRQVEVMLIEQLQRLSDERTGEARAAAFYDSGVVLGALLMALVMALFVARSILNPLRLLRRTALDVADKGLPEAVEKILADPNPQEAAKTAIAPVPITTREEVGQVARAFDAVHGEAVRLAAEQAMLRDNVNAMFVNLSRRSQALVERQLNLIDRLEQDEQDPDQLASLFELDHLATRMRRNSENLLMLSGTDLSRRLTRPVPVAEVLGAAVSEVEQYARVQVGQTPELTVQGRAVNDLVHLIAELLDNATAFSDPVTKVTVRTARTRKGELAIEIQDRGVGMSDQDLRDANERLANPPDVDVAVSRRMGLYVVARLAKRHDVKVRLRGNEDIEGGTTALVTVPEALVTSAGQTAHPMGADLIGSPSAPAPSAFPSPNTAQRASGIAGAFGGGNGTAGVTSRHDEESSYPAVSFMSTDVDADATRAPYRAEVPQETSAEISQASWLPMVEEQPPAVARDAQNEPTGTFGSPTLFTAYEDRDAPQADHEHGYQTTQFPAVDDSANAFAPFAAPLPEPEPEPEPEPEPEPVVFQRSSAPRASAPARPVVDDTPTERLPIYEAVLSQWFQSVGSETSAATTQAVPPAPAAPAPRPARQDVQPEPQREEAPLPTRKPRPVSEQAQEAAAPSSAIENGLPKRQPGSQSNMSKRTLETSRVSEPEAVQAEPAAKASPASVWQSPADEGWQAAQSLLSSTPDATTQAGLPKRKPKAQLVPGSAAPLAGATQQPQQPPLPPRSADVIRGRMSSLQQGVRRGRHALIDAYAGDMSSRQDEEQE, encoded by the coding sequence TTGACGACAGGCGTCAGGCAGGGGGAGGCGCGCACCGCCTCGTGGCGGCTGCAGAACTGGCGCCTGCCCACCAAGCTGGGGGCTGTCCTTCTCATCCCGACCGTGGCGGCGCTCGCCCTCGGCGGTCTGCGCGTGCAGTCCGACCTGGCGAACGCCACGCAGTTCAGTCGACTGGCCAACCAGGTGCAGTTGGAGACCGCGGTCGCGGACCTGGTGCACCAGCTCCAGCGCGAGCGCGACCTCAGCACGTGGTATGTGGCGTCGAGCAAGCAGATCGAGAGCGTCGCGCTCGACCGCCAGCTCGTGCGGGTGAGCGACGCGGTCGAGACGCTCAAGAGCAAGATCATCGACCTGAGCGGGGACTTGGCCCCGGAGACGGTCGAGCGGTTCCGCGGCACGGCCGAGCAGCTCACCCGGCTGAACAGCCTGCGCAGCGCGGTCCGCGAGACGCAGTACCCGTCAGACGCGGTCCTGCGCGTCTACTCGGAGTCCGTCGAGAGCCTCCTCGACCTTGGCGAGCAGGCCATCGGTGGCATCGACGACCCCGAGCTGGCGAGGCTCCACCTGGCCACGAACGCGATGGCCCGCATCAAGGAGCAGGAGTCGCAGAAGCGCGGCATCCTGTTCGACGTCTTCCAGCGCGGCAGCTTCGCGGCCAACCAGGAGCGCGCCCTCCTGGCCGTCAACGCCGAGCTGGACGCGGCGCGCAACGACTTCCGCAAGTCCGCCACGCCCGACCAGGCCAAGATCTACGACGACACCGTCACCGGTCTGATCATCGACACGGCGAACAACATGCAGGAGACGGCGCTCAACCTGGCGGGGACCACCAGCGGGTTCGGCGACATCAGCCCCAAGGGCTGGGACGTGTCCTCCACCCTGACGGTCAACAAGACCCGCCAGGTGGAGGTCATGCTCATCGAGCAGCTGCAGAGGCTGAGCGACGAGCGCACCGGCGAGGCTCGCGCCGCGGCGTTCTACGACTCCGGCGTCGTGCTCGGCGCGCTGCTCATGGCCCTCGTCATGGCGCTGTTCGTCGCCCGCTCGATCCTCAACCCGCTGCGCCTGCTGCGCCGCACGGCGCTCGACGTGGCGGACAAGGGCCTGCCGGAGGCGGTCGAGAAGATCCTCGCCGACCCGAACCCGCAGGAGGCCGCCAAGACCGCCATCGCGCCGGTGCCCATCACCACGCGCGAAGAGGTCGGCCAGGTGGCGCGGGCGTTCGACGCGGTGCACGGCGAGGCGGTCCGACTGGCCGCCGAGCAGGCGATGCTCCGCGACAACGTCAACGCCATGTTCGTCAACCTGTCCCGCCGGTCGCAGGCGCTCGTCGAGCGCCAGCTGAACCTGATCGACCGGCTGGAGCAGGACGAGCAGGACCCGGACCAGCTCGCCAGCCTGTTCGAGCTGGACCACCTCGCGACGCGGATGCGCCGCAACAGCGAGAACCTGCTGATGCTCTCGGGCACCGACCTGTCCCGGCGGCTCACCCGCCCGGTCCCCGTCGCCGAGGTCCTCGGCGCCGCGGTGTCCGAGGTCGAGCAGTACGCCAGGGTCCAGGTCGGCCAGACCCCGGAGCTCACCGTCCAGGGCCGCGCGGTCAACGACCTCGTGCACCTGATCGCGGAGCTGCTCGACAACGCGACCGCGTTCTCCGACCCGGTGACCAAGGTCACCGTGCGCACGGCCCGCACCCGCAAGGGCGAGCTGGCGATCGAGATCCAGGACCGCGGCGTCGGCATGAGCGACCAGGACCTGCGCGACGCCAACGAGCGGCTGGCCAACCCGCCGGACGTCGACGTCGCCGTCTCCCGCCGCATGGGCCTGTACGTGGTCGCGCGGCTGGCCAAGCGGCACGACGTCAAGGTCAGGCTCCGGGGCAACGAGGACATCGAGGGCGGCACCACCGCGCTCGTCACCGTCCCCGAGGCGCTGGTCACCTCGGCCGGTCAGACCGCCCACCCGATGGGCGCGGACCTGATCGGCTCGCCCAGCGCGCCTGCCCCGAGCGCCTTCCCGAGCCCGAACACCGCCCAGCGCGCCAGCGGCATCGCGGGCGCCTTCGGCGGCGGCAACGGCACGGCGGGCGTCACCAGCAGGCACGACGAGGAGTCCAGCTACCCGGCGGTCAGCTTCATGTCGACCGACGTGGACGCCGACGCGACCCGCGCGCCCTACCGGGCCGAGGTGCCGCAGGAGACCTCCGCGGAGATCTCCCAGGCGTCCTGGCTTCCCATGGTCGAGGAGCAGCCCCCCGCGGTGGCGCGGGACGCGCAGAACGAGCCCACGGGCACGTTCGGCTCGCCCACCCTCTTCACCGCCTACGAGGACCGCGACGCTCCCCAGGCGGACCACGAGCACGGCTACCAGACCACCCAGTTCCCGGCCGTGGACGACTCGGCGAACGCGTTCGCGCCGTTCGCCGCGCCGCTGCCGGAACCGGAGCCGGAGCCGGAGCCCGAGCCCGAGCCGGAACCGGTCGTCTTCCAGCGCAGCAGCGCACCCAGGGCGTCCGCGCCCGCGCGGCCCGTGGTCGACGACACCCCGACGGAACGCCTCCCGATCTACGAGGCCGTCCTGTCGCAGTGGTTCCAGTCCGTGGGAAGCGAGACGTCCGCGGCGACCACCCAGGCCGTTCCGCCCGCCCCGGCCGCACCCGCTCCGCGCCCCGCGCGGCAGGATGTGCAGCCGGAACCCCAGCGGGAGGAGGCTCCTCTGCCCACGCGCAAGCCACGTCCGGTGTCGGAGCAGGCCCAGGAAGCCGCCGCCCCGAGCAGCGCCATCGAGAACGGTCTGCCCAAGCGGCAGCCCGGTTCGCAGAGCAACATGTCCAAGCGCACACTGGAGACGAGCAGGGTGAGCGAGCCGGAGGCCGTCCAGGCCGAACCGGCGGCAAAGGCGAGCCCCGCGTCCGTCTGGCAGTCGCCCGCGGACGAGGGCTGGCAGGCCGCGCAGTCCCTGCTCAGCAGCACCCCCGACGCCACGACGCAGGCAGGGCTCCCCAAGCGGAAGCCCAAGGCTCAGCTTGTGCCGGGCAGCGCCGCGCCCCTCGCGGGCGCGACGCAGCAACCGCAGCAGCCCCCGCTGCCACCACGATCGGCAGATGTCATTCGTGGACGCATGTCGAGTCTTCAGCAGGGCGTCCGTCGGGGGCGGCACGCGCTGATCGACGCTTACGCTGGTGACATGTCGAGCCGGCAAGACGAGGAGCAGGAGTGA